In the genome of Eschrichtius robustus isolate mEscRob2 chromosome 12, mEscRob2.pri, whole genome shotgun sequence, one region contains:
- the DALRD3 gene encoding DALR anticodon-binding domain-containing protein 3 isoform X10 codes for MPTFLQQLRVDWPAASERAATEALRSRALAELTPARNAEALPPGALGRVCLKELVDERGRTTGYDPNLDSCLVTEDLLAVLAELQQAVQDWAEDSSLGLAAAPDAGADSCMVVHVVSCEEEFQQQKLDLLWWKLDDQAPLRQKHLVCGPVKVAGAPGTLTAPEYYELRHAQVCKASALKHGRDLAQDPAWMEIFRVLSVATIKFEMLSTAPQSQLLLALADSSISTKGTKSGTFVMYNCARLATLFESYKCSMEQGLYPTFPPVSSLDFSLLHDEHPSPPQGEWLLLFNSVLPFPDLLGHTAALPCTAPGLHITARTEMVCKFLVQLSMDFSSYYNRVHILGEPRPHLFGQMFARLQLLRAVREVLHTGLAMLGLPPLSHI; via the exons ATGCCGACCTTCCTGCAGCAGCTGCGGGTGGACTGGCCCGCGGCCTCAGAGAGAGCCGCGACCGAAGCCCTGAGGAGCCGCGCGCTTGCAGAGCTCACCCCTGCTCGTAACGCGGAAGCCCTGCCCCCTGGCGCCCTGGGCCGAGTGTGCCTGAAGGAGCTGGTGGACGAACGGGGACGCACAACTGGCTATGACCCCAACCTGGACAGCTGTCTGG TGACGGAGGATCTGCTCGCTGTGTTGGCGGAGCTGCAACAGGCTGTGCAGGATTGGGCTGAGGACAGCTCCCTAGGCCTG GCCGCGGCCCCAGATGCTGGCGCAGATAGCTGCATGGTTGTACACGTGGTGAGCTGTGAGGAGGAGTTCCAGCAACAGAAGTTGGACCTGCTTTGGTGGAAGTTGGATGACCAGGCTCCTCTCAGACAG AAGCACCTGGTCTGTGGCCCAGTGAAAGTAGCTGGTGCACCTGGCACCCTGACTGCCCCCGAGTACTACGA GCTCCGGCATGCCCAGGTGTGCAAGGCCTCAGCACTGAAGCACGGTAGGGACCTGGCACAAG ACCCAGCCTGGATGGAAATCTTCAGGGTTCTCTCTGTGGCAACCATTAAGTTTGAGATGCTCAGCACAGCCCCACAAAGTCAG CTTCTCTTGGCCCTGGCCGACAGCAGCATTTCCACAAAGGGCACCAAAAGTGGCACCTTTGTCATGTATAATTGTGCACGTCTTGCCACACTCTTTGAGAGTTACAAGTGCAGCATGGAACAAGGTCTGTACCCCACTTTCCCACCTGTGAGCAGTCTGGATTTTTCCCTGCTACATGATGAG CACCCTTCTCCCCCACAGGGTGAGTGGTTGCTGCTCTTCAACAGCGTCCTCCCCTTCCCAGACCTGCTGGGCCACACAGCAGCCCTGCCCTGCACAGCCCCAGGGCTCCACATCACTGCACGCACAGAGATG GTGTGCAAGTTCCTGGTACAGCTCAGCATGGATTTCAGCTCATACTATAACCGGGTACACATCCTAGGG GAGCCTCGACCACACTTGTTTGGTCAAATGTTTGCCCGTCTGCAGCTTCTGCGGGCTGTGCGTGAAGTGCTCCACACCGGGCTGGCCATGCTGGGTCTCCCTCCACTGAGTCACATCTAA
- the WDR6 gene encoding tRNA (34-2'-O)-methyltransferase regulator WDR6 isoform X2: protein MMKRVQNLLGHYLIHGFRVRPEPNGDLDSEAMVAVFGSKGLRIVKIGWGQGRFRELWRSGLWNMSDWIWDARWLEGNMALALGHNSVVLYDPVVGCILQDVPCTDRCTLSSACLIGDTWKELTIVAGAVSNQLLVWYPAAALIDNKPVAPDRRVSGHVGVIFSMSYLESKGLLATASEDRSVRIWKVGDLRVPGGRVQNIGHCFGHSARVWQVKLLENYLISAGEDCVCLVWSHEGEILQAFRGHQGRGIRAIAAHERQAWVITGGDDSGIRLWHLLGRGYPGSGVSALCFKSRSRPGALKAVTLAGSWRVLAVTDTGALYLYDLEVKCWEQLLEDKCFQSYCLLEAAPGPEGFGLCAMANGEGHVKVVPINTPTAAVDLTLFHGKVHSLSWALRGYEELLLLASGPGGVVACLEISAAPSGKAIFVKERCRYLLPPSKQRWHTCSAFLPPGDFLVCGDRRGSVLLFPSRPDLLKDLGVGGKVGAGTGALGTGSGSGGSENALAEWGPVSTLPSLHGKQGVTSVTCHGGYVYTTGRDGAYYQLLVRGGQLQPVLRQKSCRGMNWVAGLRMVADGSMVILGFHANEFVVWSPRSHEKLHIINCGGGHRSWAFSDTEAAMAFAYLKDGDVMLYRALGGCTRPHVILRESLHGREITCVKRVGTITLGPEFGVPSFMQPDHLEPTSEGPGLIDIVITCSEDTTVCILALPTATGSAHALTAVCNHISSVRAVAVWGTGTPGGPQDPRPGLTAHVVSAGGRAEMHCFTIMVTPDPSTPSCLACHVMHLSSHRLDEYWDRQRNRHRMIKVDPETRYMSLAVCELDRPGLGPLVAAACSDGAVRLFLLQDSGQQLQLLAETFHHKRCVLKVHSFTHDATNQRRRLFLCSAATDGSLAFWDLTTVLDHGSPALEPPADPGLPYRLGSPCLTLQAHSCGVNSLHTLPTREGHLVASGSEDGSLHVFVLTVEVPELEEAVGGAELVPQLQVLEEYSLPCAHAAHVTGLKILSPSLMVSASIDQRLTFWRLGHGEPTFMNSTVYHVADVADMDCWPVSPEFGHRCALGGQGLEVYNWYD from the exons ATGATGAAACGAGTGCAGAACCTGCTTGGCCACTATCTTATCCATGGGTTCCGAGTGCGACCAGAACCCAACGGAGACCTTGACTCGGAGGCCATGGTGGCGGTGTTTGGGAGCAAGGGACTCCGAATTGTGAAAATTGGCTGGGGACAGGGCCGCTTCCGGGAGCTCTGGCGCTCTGGCCTGTGGAACATGTCTGACTGGATCTGGGATGCCCGTTGGCTTGAGGGGAACATGGCCTTGGCCCTGGGCCACAACTCAGTGGTGCTGTATGACCCTGTGGTAGGGTGCATCCTGCAGGACGTGCCCTGCACGGACAGGTGCACCCTCTCCTCAGCCTGTCTGATTGGAGATACCTGGAAGGAGCTGACCATAGTGGCGGGTGCCGTTTCCAACCAGCTCCTGGTCTGGTACCCAGCAGCTGCTTTAATAGACAATAAGCCAGTAGCCCCCGACCGACGGGTTAGTGGGCACGTGGGTGTCATCTTCAGCATGTCGTACCTGGAAAGCAAGGGCTTGTTGGCCACAGCTTCAGAAGACCGAAGTGTTCGCATCTGGAAGGTGGGTGACCTGCGGGTGCCTGGGGGTCGGGTGCAGAATATTGGGCACTGCTTCGGGCACAGTGCCCGTGTATGGCAGGTTAAGCTCCTAGAAAATTACCTTATCAGTGCAGGAGAAGACTGCGTCTGCTTGGTATGGAGCCACGAAGGCGAAATCCTCCAGGCCTTTCGGGGCCACCAGGGCCGTGGGATCCGGGCCATAGCTGCTCATGAGAGACAGGCCTGGGTGATCACTGGGGGCGATGACTCAGGCATCCGGCTATGGCACCTGTTGGGGCGTGGGTACCCGGGTTCGGGGGTCTCCGCCCTCTGCTTCAAGTCCCGTAGCAGGCCAGGTGCCCTCAAGGCTGTGACGCTGGCTGGCTCATGGCGAGTACTGGCAGTGACTGATACAGGGGCCCTGTACCTTTATGACCTCGAGGTCAAGTGCTGGGAGCAGCTGCTGGAGGACAAGTGCTTCCAGTCCTACTGCCTCCTGGAGGCAGCCCCTGGTCCTGAGGGCTTCGGACTGTGTGCCATGGCCAATGGGGAAGGTCATGTCAAGGTTGTCCCCATCAACACTCCAACTGCAGCTGTGGATCTGACCCTGTTCCATGGGAAGGTGCACAGCCTGAGCTGGGCCTTGCGTGGCTACGAGGAGCTTCTGTTGCTAGCATCGGGCCCTGGTGGTGTGGTGGCTTGCCTAGAGATCTCTGCTGCGCCCTCTGGCAAGGCCATCTTCGTCAAGGAACGTTGCCGGTACCTCCTACCTCCAAGCAAGCAGAGGTGGCACACATGCAGTGCCTTCCTACCCCCGGGTGACTTCCTGGTGTGCGGGGACCGCCGGGGCTCCGTGTTGCTGTTCCCCTCCCGACCAGATCTGCTCAAGGATCTTGGGGTCGGAGGCAAAGTTGGGGCTGGTACTGGAGCACTTGGAACGGGTAGTGGCAGTGGTGGGAGTGAGAACGCCTTGGCTGAGTGGGGCCCTGTGTCCACCCTCCCTTCTCTGCATGGGAAACAGGGTGTGACCTCGGTCACCTGCCATGGTGGCTACGTGTACACTACAGGGCGTGATGGCGCCTACTACCAGCTCTTGGTGCGAGGTGGCCAACTCCAGCCAGTCCTAAGGCAAAAATCCTGTCGAGGTATGAACTGGGTGGCTGGGCTCCGAATGGTGGCTGATGGGAGCATGGTCATCCTGGGTTTCCACGCCAACGAGTTTGTGGTGTGGAGCCCCCGGTCGCATGAGAAGCTGCACATTATCAACTGTGGTGGAGGGCATCGCTCTTGGGCCTTCTCTGATACTGAGGCAGCTATGGCCTTTGCCTACCTCAAGGATGGGGATGTCATGCTGTACCGGGCTCTTGGTGGCTGCACGCGGCCACATGTGATTCTCCGGGAGAGCCTGCATGGCCGTGAGATCACTTGTGTAAAGCGTGTGGGCACCATCACCCTGGGGCCTGAATTTGGGGTGCCCAGCTTCATGCAGCCTGACCACCTGGAGCCCACCAGTGAGGGCCCTGGCCTGATCGACATTGTGATAACGTGCAGCGAGGACACCACCGTCTGTATCCTGGCACTCCCCacagccacaggctcagcccatGCGCTTACAGCTGTCTGTAACCACATCTCCTCGGTGCGTGCAGTGGCTGTGTGGGGCACTGGCACCCCAGGTGGCCCTCAGGATCCTCGGCCAGGCCTGACTGCCCATGTGGTGTCTGCGGGGGGCAGGGCTGAGATGCACTGCTTCACAATCATGGTCACCCCAGACCCCAGCACCCCAAGCTGCCTTGCCTGCCACGTCATGCACCTTTCGTCTCACCGGCTGGATGAGTACTGGGACCGGCAGCGCAATCGGCACCGGATGATCAAGGTGGACCCAGAGACCAG GTACATGTCCCTAGCTGTGTGTGAGCTCGACCGGCCTGGCCTTGGCCCCCTTGTGGCTGCAGCCTGTAGCGATGGGGCAGTGAG GCTCTTTCTCTTGCAGGACTCTGGGCAGCAGCTACAGCTCCTGGCTGAAACCTTCCACCACAAGCGCTGTGTCCTCAAGGTCCACTCCTTCACACACGATGCAACAAATCAGCGGCG GAGGCTGTTCCTGTGCAGTGCAGCCACGGATGGCAGCCTGGCCTTCTGGGATCTCACCACTGTGCTGGACCATGGCTCCCCTGCCCTGGAGCCTCCAGCGGACCCTGGGCTTCCCTACC GGTTGGGCAGCCCCTGCCTGACCCTCCAGGCTCACAGCTGTGGTGTCAACAGCCTGCACACCTTGCCCACACGTGAGGGCCATCTTGTGGCCAGTGGCAGTGAGGATGGCTCCCTCCATGTCTTTGTGCTTACTGTGGAGGTGCCAGAGCTGGAAGAGGCTGTGGGGGGCGCTGAGCTGGTGCCCCAGCTGCAAGTGCTGGAAGAATACTCTCTCCCCTGTGCACATGCTGCCCATGTGACAGGCCTCAAGATCTTAAGCCCAAGCCTCATGGTCTCAGCCTCCATCGACCAACGGCTTACCTTCTGGCGTCTGGGGCATGGTGAGCCCACCTTTATGAACAGTACAGTGTACCACGTAGCAGATGTGGCCGACATGGACTGCTGGCCTGTGAGCCCTGAGTTTGGCCACCGCTGTGCTCTTGGGGGCCAGGGCCTTGAGGTTTACAACTGGTATGACTGA
- the WDR6 gene encoding tRNA (34-2'-O)-methyltransferase regulator WDR6 isoform X1 encodes MDAHEDYVWPRATSELILLPVTGLECVGERLLAGEGPDVLVYTLDFGGHLRMMKRVQNLLGHYLIHGFRVRPEPNGDLDSEAMVAVFGSKGLRIVKIGWGQGRFRELWRSGLWNMSDWIWDARWLEGNMALALGHNSVVLYDPVVGCILQDVPCTDRCTLSSACLIGDTWKELTIVAGAVSNQLLVWYPAAALIDNKPVAPDRRVSGHVGVIFSMSYLESKGLLATASEDRSVRIWKVGDLRVPGGRVQNIGHCFGHSARVWQVKLLENYLISAGEDCVCLVWSHEGEILQAFRGHQGRGIRAIAAHERQAWVITGGDDSGIRLWHLLGRGYPGSGVSALCFKSRSRPGALKAVTLAGSWRVLAVTDTGALYLYDLEVKCWEQLLEDKCFQSYCLLEAAPGPEGFGLCAMANGEGHVKVVPINTPTAAVDLTLFHGKVHSLSWALRGYEELLLLASGPGGVVACLEISAAPSGKAIFVKERCRYLLPPSKQRWHTCSAFLPPGDFLVCGDRRGSVLLFPSRPDLLKDLGVGGKVGAGTGALGTGSGSGGSENALAEWGPVSTLPSLHGKQGVTSVTCHGGYVYTTGRDGAYYQLLVRGGQLQPVLRQKSCRGMNWVAGLRMVADGSMVILGFHANEFVVWSPRSHEKLHIINCGGGHRSWAFSDTEAAMAFAYLKDGDVMLYRALGGCTRPHVILRESLHGREITCVKRVGTITLGPEFGVPSFMQPDHLEPTSEGPGLIDIVITCSEDTTVCILALPTATGSAHALTAVCNHISSVRAVAVWGTGTPGGPQDPRPGLTAHVVSAGGRAEMHCFTIMVTPDPSTPSCLACHVMHLSSHRLDEYWDRQRNRHRMIKVDPETRYMSLAVCELDRPGLGPLVAAACSDGAVRLFLLQDSGQQLQLLAETFHHKRCVLKVHSFTHDATNQRRRLFLCSAATDGSLAFWDLTTVLDHGSPALEPPADPGLPYRLGSPCLTLQAHSCGVNSLHTLPTREGHLVASGSEDGSLHVFVLTVEVPELEEAVGGAELVPQLQVLEEYSLPCAHAAHVTGLKILSPSLMVSASIDQRLTFWRLGHGEPTFMNSTVYHVADVADMDCWPVSPEFGHRCALGGQGLEVYNWYD; translated from the exons ATGGACGCTCATGAGGACTACGTTTGGCCGAGGGCAACCTCGGAGCTCATTCTCCTCCCGGTCACGGGTCTGGAGTGCGTGGGGGAGCGGCTTTTGGCGG GTGAGGGGCCAGATGTCCTGGTGTACACCTTGGATTTTGGTGGACATCTGCGGATGATGAAACGAGTGCAGAACCTGCTTGGCCACTATCTTATCCATGGGTTCCGAGTGCGACCAGAACCCAACGGAGACCTTGACTCGGAGGCCATGGTGGCGGTGTTTGGGAGCAAGGGACTCCGAATTGTGAAAATTGGCTGGGGACAGGGCCGCTTCCGGGAGCTCTGGCGCTCTGGCCTGTGGAACATGTCTGACTGGATCTGGGATGCCCGTTGGCTTGAGGGGAACATGGCCTTGGCCCTGGGCCACAACTCAGTGGTGCTGTATGACCCTGTGGTAGGGTGCATCCTGCAGGACGTGCCCTGCACGGACAGGTGCACCCTCTCCTCAGCCTGTCTGATTGGAGATACCTGGAAGGAGCTGACCATAGTGGCGGGTGCCGTTTCCAACCAGCTCCTGGTCTGGTACCCAGCAGCTGCTTTAATAGACAATAAGCCAGTAGCCCCCGACCGACGGGTTAGTGGGCACGTGGGTGTCATCTTCAGCATGTCGTACCTGGAAAGCAAGGGCTTGTTGGCCACAGCTTCAGAAGACCGAAGTGTTCGCATCTGGAAGGTGGGTGACCTGCGGGTGCCTGGGGGTCGGGTGCAGAATATTGGGCACTGCTTCGGGCACAGTGCCCGTGTATGGCAGGTTAAGCTCCTAGAAAATTACCTTATCAGTGCAGGAGAAGACTGCGTCTGCTTGGTATGGAGCCACGAAGGCGAAATCCTCCAGGCCTTTCGGGGCCACCAGGGCCGTGGGATCCGGGCCATAGCTGCTCATGAGAGACAGGCCTGGGTGATCACTGGGGGCGATGACTCAGGCATCCGGCTATGGCACCTGTTGGGGCGTGGGTACCCGGGTTCGGGGGTCTCCGCCCTCTGCTTCAAGTCCCGTAGCAGGCCAGGTGCCCTCAAGGCTGTGACGCTGGCTGGCTCATGGCGAGTACTGGCAGTGACTGATACAGGGGCCCTGTACCTTTATGACCTCGAGGTCAAGTGCTGGGAGCAGCTGCTGGAGGACAAGTGCTTCCAGTCCTACTGCCTCCTGGAGGCAGCCCCTGGTCCTGAGGGCTTCGGACTGTGTGCCATGGCCAATGGGGAAGGTCATGTCAAGGTTGTCCCCATCAACACTCCAACTGCAGCTGTGGATCTGACCCTGTTCCATGGGAAGGTGCACAGCCTGAGCTGGGCCTTGCGTGGCTACGAGGAGCTTCTGTTGCTAGCATCGGGCCCTGGTGGTGTGGTGGCTTGCCTAGAGATCTCTGCTGCGCCCTCTGGCAAGGCCATCTTCGTCAAGGAACGTTGCCGGTACCTCCTACCTCCAAGCAAGCAGAGGTGGCACACATGCAGTGCCTTCCTACCCCCGGGTGACTTCCTGGTGTGCGGGGACCGCCGGGGCTCCGTGTTGCTGTTCCCCTCCCGACCAGATCTGCTCAAGGATCTTGGGGTCGGAGGCAAAGTTGGGGCTGGTACTGGAGCACTTGGAACGGGTAGTGGCAGTGGTGGGAGTGAGAACGCCTTGGCTGAGTGGGGCCCTGTGTCCACCCTCCCTTCTCTGCATGGGAAACAGGGTGTGACCTCGGTCACCTGCCATGGTGGCTACGTGTACACTACAGGGCGTGATGGCGCCTACTACCAGCTCTTGGTGCGAGGTGGCCAACTCCAGCCAGTCCTAAGGCAAAAATCCTGTCGAGGTATGAACTGGGTGGCTGGGCTCCGAATGGTGGCTGATGGGAGCATGGTCATCCTGGGTTTCCACGCCAACGAGTTTGTGGTGTGGAGCCCCCGGTCGCATGAGAAGCTGCACATTATCAACTGTGGTGGAGGGCATCGCTCTTGGGCCTTCTCTGATACTGAGGCAGCTATGGCCTTTGCCTACCTCAAGGATGGGGATGTCATGCTGTACCGGGCTCTTGGTGGCTGCACGCGGCCACATGTGATTCTCCGGGAGAGCCTGCATGGCCGTGAGATCACTTGTGTAAAGCGTGTGGGCACCATCACCCTGGGGCCTGAATTTGGGGTGCCCAGCTTCATGCAGCCTGACCACCTGGAGCCCACCAGTGAGGGCCCTGGCCTGATCGACATTGTGATAACGTGCAGCGAGGACACCACCGTCTGTATCCTGGCACTCCCCacagccacaggctcagcccatGCGCTTACAGCTGTCTGTAACCACATCTCCTCGGTGCGTGCAGTGGCTGTGTGGGGCACTGGCACCCCAGGTGGCCCTCAGGATCCTCGGCCAGGCCTGACTGCCCATGTGGTGTCTGCGGGGGGCAGGGCTGAGATGCACTGCTTCACAATCATGGTCACCCCAGACCCCAGCACCCCAAGCTGCCTTGCCTGCCACGTCATGCACCTTTCGTCTCACCGGCTGGATGAGTACTGGGACCGGCAGCGCAATCGGCACCGGATGATCAAGGTGGACCCAGAGACCAG GTACATGTCCCTAGCTGTGTGTGAGCTCGACCGGCCTGGCCTTGGCCCCCTTGTGGCTGCAGCCTGTAGCGATGGGGCAGTGAG GCTCTTTCTCTTGCAGGACTCTGGGCAGCAGCTACAGCTCCTGGCTGAAACCTTCCACCACAAGCGCTGTGTCCTCAAGGTCCACTCCTTCACACACGATGCAACAAATCAGCGGCG GAGGCTGTTCCTGTGCAGTGCAGCCACGGATGGCAGCCTGGCCTTCTGGGATCTCACCACTGTGCTGGACCATGGCTCCCCTGCCCTGGAGCCTCCAGCGGACCCTGGGCTTCCCTACC GGTTGGGCAGCCCCTGCCTGACCCTCCAGGCTCACAGCTGTGGTGTCAACAGCCTGCACACCTTGCCCACACGTGAGGGCCATCTTGTGGCCAGTGGCAGTGAGGATGGCTCCCTCCATGTCTTTGTGCTTACTGTGGAGGTGCCAGAGCTGGAAGAGGCTGTGGGGGGCGCTGAGCTGGTGCCCCAGCTGCAAGTGCTGGAAGAATACTCTCTCCCCTGTGCACATGCTGCCCATGTGACAGGCCTCAAGATCTTAAGCCCAAGCCTCATGGTCTCAGCCTCCATCGACCAACGGCTTACCTTCTGGCGTCTGGGGCATGGTGAGCCCACCTTTATGAACAGTACAGTGTACCACGTAGCAGATGTGGCCGACATGGACTGCTGGCCTGTGAGCCCTGAGTTTGGCCACCGCTGTGCTCTTGGGGGCCAGGGCCTTGAGGTTTACAACTGGTATGACTGA
- the P4HTM gene encoding transmembrane prolyl 4-hydroxylase, producing MAAAAAVAGRRSEAVSPQWAPPQHDPAGAAAGLGDCEDTPVRPLCNPRGICSRAYFLVLMVFVHLYLGNVLALLFFVHYSNGDDSSDPGPQRRAQGPGPAPTLAPLTRLEGIKVGYERKVQLVADRDHFIRTLSLKPLLFEIPGFLSDEECRLIIHLAQMKGLQRSQILPTEEYEEAMGTMQISQLDLFQLLDQNHDGRLQLHEVLAQTRLGNGRWMTPENIQEMYSAIKADPDGDGVLSRQEFSNMDLRDFHKYMRSHKAESSQLVRNSHHTWLYQGEGAHHVMRTIRQRVLRLTRLSPEIVELSEPLQVVRYGEGGHYHAHVDSGPVYPETICSHTKLVANESVPFETSCRYMTVLFYLNNVTGGGETVFPVADNRTYDEMSLIQDDVDLRDTRRHCDKGNLRVKPRQGTAVFWYNYLPDGQGWVGDVDDYSLHGGCLVTRGTKWIANNWINVDPSRARQALFQQEMARLAREGGADSQTEWALDRAYRDTRVEL from the exons atggcggcggcggcggcggtggcaggCCGGCGGTCTGAGGCTGTGAGTCCGCAGTGGGCGCCGCCCCAGCACGACCCGGCCGGGGCAGCGGCGGGGCTGGGCGACTGTGAGGACACACCGGTCCGGCCGCTGTGCAACCCCCGCGGCATCTGCTCGCGCGCTTACTTCCTGGTGCTGATGGTGTTCGTGCACCTGTACCTGGGCAACGTGCTGGCGCTGCTGTTCTTCGTACACTACAGCAACGGCGACGACAGCAGCGACCCCGGGCCCCAGCGCCGGGCCCAGGGCCCCGGGCCCGCGCCAACCTTAGCTCCCCTCACGCGGCTGGAGGGCATCAAG GTGGGGTATGAGCGCAAGGTCCAGCTGGTCGCCGACAGGGATCACTTCATCCGAACCCTCAGCCTCAAGCCGCTGCTCTTCG AAATCCCTGGCTTCCTGAGTGATGAGGAGTGTCGGCTCATCATCCACCTGGCACAGATGAAGGGGTTACAACGCAGCCAGATCCTGCCCACCGAAGAGTATGAGGAAGCAATGGGCACAATGCAAATCAGCCAGCTGGACCTCTTCCAGCTGCTGGACCAAAACCATGATGGTCGCCTGCAGCTCCATGAG GTCCTGGCCCAGACTCGCCTGGGAAATGGACGGTGGATGACTCCAGAGAACATTCAGGAGATGTACTCTGCGATCAAGGCTGACCCTGATGGTGATG GAGTGCTGAGCCGGCAGGAGTTCTCCAACATGGACCTTCGTGACTTTCACAAGTATATGAGGAGCCACAAGGCAGAGTCCAGCCAGCTGGTGCGGAACAGCCACCACACGTGGCTCTACCAGGGCGAAGGTGCCCACCACGTTATGCGCACCATCCGCCAGAG GGTACTGCGCCTCACCCGCCTGTCACCTGAGATCGTGGAGCTCAGCGAGCCGCTGCAGGTCGTGCGGTATGGTGAGGGAGGCCACTACCATGCCCATGTGGACAGCGGGCCTGTGTACCCAGAGACCATCTGCTCCCATACCAAGCTGGTAGCCAATGAGTCTGTACCCTTCGAGACCTCCTGCCG CTACATGACAGTGCTGTTTTATTTGAACAACGTCACCGGTGGGGGCGAGACTGTCTTTCCTGTAGCAGACAACCGAACCTATGACGAAATG AGTCTGATTCAGGATGATGTTGACCTCCGTGACACTCGGAGGCACTGTGACAAGGGGAACCTGCGTGTCAAGCCCCGCCAGGGCACAGCAGTCTTCTGGTACAACTACCTGCCTGATGGGCAAG GTTGGGTGGGCGACGTGGACGACTACTCGCTGCACGGGGGCTGCCTGGTCACGCGCGGCACTAAGTGGATCGCCAACAACTGGATCAACGTGGACCCCAGCCGGGCGCGGCAGGCGCTGTTCCAGCAGGAGATGGCGCGCCTGGCCCGCGAAGGTGGCGCCGACTCGCAGACGGAGTGGGCCCTGGACCGGGCCTACCGCGACACTCGCGTGGAACTCTGA